The Apium graveolens cultivar Ventura chromosome 11, ASM990537v1, whole genome shotgun sequence genome has a window encoding:
- the LOC141698498 gene encoding histone H3.2 has translation MARTKQTARKSTGGKAPRKQLATKAARKSAPATGGVKKPHRFRPGTVALREIRKYQKSTELLIRKLPFQRLVREIAQDFKTDLRFQSSAVAALQEAAEAYLVGLFEDTNLCAIHAKRVTIMPKDIQLARRIRGERA, from the coding sequence ATGGCAAGAACAAAGCAAACAGCTCGCAAATCAACCGGAGGAAAGGCGCCACGTAAGCAATTGGCGACCAAAGCTGCCCGGAAGTCAGCTCCGGCCACTGGCGGCGTGAAGAAGCCCCACCGTTTCCGTCCCGGCACTGTCGCGCTCCGTGAGATTAGGAAGTACCAGAAATCAACAGAATTGCTGATCCGAAAGCTTCCGTTTCAGCGACTAGTTCGAGAAATAGCGCAGGACTTCAAAACGGATCTTCGATTCCAGAGCTCAGCTGTTGCTGCTCTCCAGGAAGCTGCTGAGGCGTATCTTGTTGGACTGTTTGAGGATACTAACTTGTGCGCTATTCACGCCAAGCGTGTTACGATCATGCCTAAGGATATTCAGCTTGCTAGGAGGATCCGTGGCGAGAGGGCTTGA